From the genome of Clostridium sp. BNL1100, one region includes:
- a CDS encoding RecQ family ATP-dependent DNA helicase, with translation MKVITFIDTEIEPNSGKILDIGSIKVDGSSFHSNSVSEFKKFIQGSQYVCGHNILYHDLKYIKNTIIEEDLEDLNFIDTLYLSPLLFPTKPYHALLKDDKLQTEDTNNPLNDSIKARDLFFDEVTAFHQMDKLLKKIYYSLLKDKKEFGSFFHFLEYNENTIDIENMIREKFNSQICEEANLLEIITEYPIELAYSLGLINTKSRYSITPPWVLKNFPAVEKVMFLLRSNPCLRGCSYCDQALDIHKGLKRFFGFDSYRTYGGEPLQEKAVKAAISNKSLLAVFPTGGGKSITFQVPALMSGRNLKGLTVVISPLQSLMKDQVDNLEKAGITEAVTINGLLDPIERAKSFERVENGSASILYISPESLRSKTIERILLGRNVVRFVIDEAHCFSSWGQDFRVDYLYIGDFIKTLQERKNMEEGIPVSCFTATAKQKVIEDIREYFKEKLSLDMEIFSSNASRSNLRYKVFQKESEEEKYNTVRDLIEEKNCPTIVYVSRTRKAYSLAQRLVQDGYQAKPYHGKMDKQEKSENQDAFIRGEVQIMVATSAFGMGVDKKDVGMVIHYEISDSLENYIQEAGRAGRDESVSADCFVLFNDEDLSKHFILLNQTKLSIQEIQQVWKAIKDITRFRSRVSQSALEIARKAGWDDNIKEIETRVTTAIAALEDSGYLKRGQNMPRIYANSILSKNAMEAIAKINNSGRFTEKQKMNATRIIKKLFSSKSRRHTTDEDGEARIDYISDYLGIVKEEVIQIISLLREEKILADTKDLSAFIKRKESKNRSLAILKSFRSLEGFLLTILENEEKILHIKELNEQAERSGFNDVTPNRIKTVFNFWAIKNWIKRQTVEYSKNHIAVLSLQSKEWFEEKLTKRYELAQFIVEYLYDKSITSAATEELNRDEILVEFSILELKEEFEGRLLLFNTKVTVDDIEDALFYLSKIEALKIEGGFMVVYNALTIERLEKDNKKRYKIEDYQKLNQFYQNKVQQIHIVGEYARKMISDYKAALQFVDDYFHLNYISFLNKYFNGSQQNDIRRNITPAKFKQLFGELSPTQLKIINDNESRYIVVAAGPGSGKTRILVHKLASLLLMEDVKHEQLLMVTFSRSAATEFKIRLLKLIGNAANFIEIKTFHSYCFDLLGRVGTLEKSEEVIQETIRRIKSGDVEAGRITKTVLVIDEAQDMDANEFELISALMEYNEEMRVIAVGDDDQNIYEFRGASSKYLKILINEKNAMLYELVENHRSKSNLVHFSNQFVKRIPNRLKNTPIIAVQKDMGKIKLVKYRSCNLITPLVNNILREGLVGSTCVLTKMNEEALHIAGLLVKNGIQAKLIQSNDGFNLYNLLEVRFFLSQLNLYDDIYMISDDVWAGAKRRLIEQFPNNPNLETCVNLIKDFEAVNPRNKYKSDLEIFIRESKLEDFFSENMEKIFVSTIHKAKGREFDNVFLMLDRFNIGTDEAVRQLYVAMTRAKRNLTVHYNGNYLDSIKAEGLHIIEDFGEYQPPGQFAMQLTFRDVWLDFFMSCQNLISELNSGDILAVDEDCCRNSRGQAVLRFSKQFINQIKSIKQKNYLPKAAKIRFIIYWKKETLDCEIRIILPELYFEREEDL, from the coding sequence ATGAAAGTCATAACTTTTATAGATACAGAGATTGAGCCTAACAGTGGTAAAATTCTTGATATCGGAAGTATTAAGGTCGACGGCAGCTCATTCCACTCAAATTCGGTATCAGAATTCAAAAAATTCATACAAGGGTCTCAATATGTTTGCGGTCATAATATTCTATATCATGACTTGAAGTATATAAAAAATACTATTATTGAAGAAGACCTAGAGGACCTGAATTTTATAGATACTTTATATTTATCCCCTCTGCTGTTTCCGACAAAGCCTTACCACGCTTTGCTTAAGGACGATAAGCTACAGACAGAAGATACCAATAATCCATTGAATGATTCAATAAAAGCCAGAGATCTTTTTTTTGATGAGGTTACAGCCTTTCACCAAATGGACAAGCTGCTGAAGAAAATATATTACAGCTTATTGAAAGACAAGAAGGAGTTCGGGTCTTTCTTTCATTTTCTTGAATACAACGAAAATACTATAGATATAGAAAATATGATTCGTGAAAAGTTTAATTCTCAAATATGTGAAGAGGCTAATCTTTTAGAGATTATTACAGAATACCCCATAGAACTTGCCTATAGCTTGGGACTTATTAATACAAAAAGCAGATACTCCATCACACCGCCATGGGTGCTTAAGAATTTTCCTGCTGTTGAAAAAGTAATGTTTTTACTGAGAAGCAATCCGTGTTTGAGGGGATGCTCATATTGTGATCAAGCGCTTGATATTCATAAAGGTCTGAAGCGCTTCTTTGGCTTTGATTCATACAGAACCTACGGTGGAGAACCATTACAGGAGAAAGCTGTCAAGGCCGCTATTTCCAATAAGTCTCTCTTGGCAGTGTTTCCAACTGGTGGAGGAAAGTCAATTACTTTCCAAGTACCGGCATTAATGAGCGGAAGGAATTTAAAAGGTCTGACTGTAGTTATTTCTCCTTTGCAGTCATTAATGAAAGATCAGGTTGATAATCTGGAAAAAGCGGGTATCACAGAAGCCGTTACTATAAATGGCTTGCTTGACCCAATTGAAAGAGCAAAGTCTTTTGAAAGAGTCGAAAACGGGTCTGCCTCTATACTATATATTTCTCCTGAATCTCTACGATCAAAGACAATAGAACGGATACTTCTGGGAAGAAATGTTGTCCGTTTTGTAATAGATGAGGCACACTGTTTTTCATCCTGGGGACAGGATTTCAGAGTTGATTACTTATATATCGGGGACTTTATAAAGACATTACAGGAAAGGAAAAATATGGAAGAAGGAATACCTGTTTCCTGCTTCACAGCTACTGCAAAGCAAAAGGTTATAGAGGATATTCGTGAGTATTTTAAAGAAAAGTTATCGCTGGACATGGAGATTTTCAGCTCAAATGCATCAAGAAGTAATCTGCGCTATAAGGTATTTCAGAAAGAGAGTGAAGAAGAAAAATACAATACAGTACGAGATCTGATTGAAGAAAAAAACTGCCCTACAATCGTTTATGTATCACGTACCAGAAAAGCATACTCCCTGGCTCAAAGACTGGTTCAAGACGGTTATCAGGCAAAGCCCTATCACGGCAAAATGGACAAGCAGGAAAAGTCTGAAAATCAGGATGCATTTATTAGGGGAGAGGTTCAAATCATGGTTGCAACATCTGCTTTTGGAATGGGAGTAGACAAAAAAGATGTGGGCATGGTTATTCATTACGAAATATCCGATTCTCTTGAAAACTATATACAGGAAGCGGGAAGGGCAGGAAGGGATGAGTCTGTTTCGGCAGATTGTTTTGTCTTATTCAATGATGAAGACTTGAGTAAGCATTTCATTCTTCTTAATCAAACCAAACTTAGTATTCAGGAGATACAGCAGGTATGGAAGGCAATTAAAGATATTACCAGATTTAGATCAAGGGTATCTCAATCTGCTTTGGAGATTGCACGAAAGGCAGGTTGGGATGATAATATCAAGGAGATAGAAACCCGTGTAACTACTGCAATTGCAGCATTAGAAGACTCTGGCTATCTCAAACGGGGCCAGAATATGCCAAGGATATATGCAAACAGTATCCTCTCTAAGAATGCTATGGAGGCTATTGCCAAGATAAATAATTCCGGCCGGTTCACTGAAAAGCAAAAGATGAATGCAACTCGCATTATAAAAAAGCTTTTTTCCAGTAAGAGCAGAAGACACACAACGGATGAAGACGGTGAAGCGAGAATAGACTACATCTCGGATTATTTGGGGATTGTAAAAGAGGAAGTTATACAGATTATTAGTCTTCTCAGGGAAGAAAAGATATTGGCCGATACAAAAGATCTATCCGCCTTTATTAAGAGAAAGGAAAGTAAAAACCGATCACTAGCTATTTTGAAATCTTTTCGTAGCCTTGAAGGCTTTTTGCTAACTATTCTGGAAAATGAAGAAAAAATATTACATATAAAAGAATTGAATGAACAGGCAGAACGAAGTGGTTTCAATGATGTGACTCCAAATAGGATAAAGACCGTATTTAATTTCTGGGCTATTAAAAACTGGATTAAAAGACAAACTGTGGAATACTCAAAAAACCATATAGCAGTCCTTTCCCTTCAGTCCAAGGAATGGTTTGAAGAAAAATTAACAAAGCGATATGAATTGGCGCAATTTATTGTGGAGTATCTTTATGATAAAAGCATTACTTCCGCAGCAACTGAAGAATTAAATAGAGATGAAATTTTAGTTGAATTTTCCATTTTAGAATTAAAAGAAGAATTTGAAGGCAGATTGCTGCTTTTTAATACAAAAGTTACTGTTGATGATATTGAAGATGCACTCTTTTATTTATCAAAAATTGAGGCATTAAAAATCGAGGGTGGCTTTATGGTGGTTTATAATGCTCTTACAATTGAACGTCTCGAAAAGGATAATAAGAAGCGCTACAAGATAGAGGATTATCAGAAACTTAATCAGTTTTACCAGAATAAAGTACAGCAAATTCACATTGTAGGGGAATATGCTCGGAAAATGATAAGTGATTACAAAGCTGCGCTGCAATTTGTAGACGACTATTTCCATCTGAATTACATATCTTTTTTGAATAAATATTTTAATGGCAGCCAACAGAATGATATAAGAAGAAATATTACACCTGCCAAGTTCAAGCAACTTTTTGGAGAACTGTCTCCAACTCAATTAAAGATTATTAATGATAATGAATCAAGATATATTGTAGTGGCGGCAGGGCCGGGAAGCGGTAAAACAAGAATTCTGGTTCATAAGCTGGCATCATTATTGCTGATGGAGGATGTAAAGCATGAACAATTGCTAATGGTGACTTTTTCAAGGTCAGCCGCTACCGAATTTAAGATACGTTTGCTTAAGCTCATTGGTAATGCAGCCAACTTCATAGAAATCAAAACATTTCATTCTTATTGTTTTGATTTGCTGGGAAGGGTAGGAACCTTGGAAAAATCGGAAGAAGTGATCCAAGAGACTATTAGGAGAATCAAAAGTGGAGACGTTGAAGCAGGCAGAATTACAAAAACTGTTCTGGTAATAGATGAAGCACAGGATATGGATGCCAATGAGTTTGAGTTAATAAGCGCTTTAATGGAGTATAATGAAGAAATGCGAGTAATTGCTGTTGGGGATGATGACCAGAATATTTATGAATTCAGAGGTGCAAGTTCTAAATATCTGAAAATACTGATAAATGAAAAAAATGCTATGTTGTATGAACTGGTAGAAAATCACAGAAGTAAATCCAACCTTGTTCATTTTTCAAATCAATTTGTAAAAAGAATTCCGAATAGATTAAAGAACACACCTATTATTGCAGTTCAAAAGGATATGGGCAAAATAAAGCTTGTTAAATACCGGAGCTGTAATCTTATTACACCTCTTGTAAATAATATTCTGAGAGAAGGGCTTGTAGGAAGTACTTGTGTTTTAACTAAGATGAACGAAGAAGCACTGCATATTGCAGGCCTGCTTGTGAAAAATGGGATACAGGCAAAATTAATACAGTCAAATGATGGTTTCAATTTGTATAACCTTCTGGAAGTTAGATTTTTTTTAAGTCAGCTTAATTTGTATGATGATATTTATATGATAAGTGATGATGTTTGGGCAGGGGCAAAGAGAAGACTAATAGAACAATTTCCAAACAACCCCAATTTAGAAACCTGTGTTAATCTCATCAAAGATTTTGAGGCTGTAAATCCTAGAAATAAATATAAATCGGATCTCGAGATTTTTATTCGTGAATCAAAGCTTGAAGATTTCTTTAGCGAAAATATGGAAAAAATATTTGTTTCAACTATTCACAAGGCTAAAGGCCGTGAATTTGATAATGTTTTTTTGATGCTAGACCGATTTAATATTGGAACTGATGAAGCTGTAAGGCAGTTGTATGTTGCTATGACAAGGGCAAAACGCAATCTAACCGTTCATTATAATGGTAATTATTTGGATTCTATAAAGGCTGAAGGACTTCATATTATTGAAGATTTTGGTGAGTATCAACCGCCCGGCCAATTTGCAATGCAATTAACTTTCAGGGATGTATGGCTAGATTTCTTTATGTCTTGCCAAAACCTGATTTCTGAGCTTAATAGTGGAGATATACTTGCCGTTGATGAAGATTGCTGCCGCAATTCAAGAGGACAAGCAGTTTTAAGGTTTTCTAAACAATTTATCAATCAGATTAAGTCAATAAAGCAAAAAAACTATTTACCTAAAGCAGCGAAAATTAGATTTATAATATATTGGAAGAAAGAAACCCTTGATTGTGAAATCAGGATTATTCTACCTGAACTTTATTTTGAAAGAGAAGAGGATTTGTAA
- a CDS encoding AzlC family ABC transporter permease, protein MLTKQEKVLHSKHTVLQDFLDGSKQSLPIALGYFPVSFTFGLMAVKGGIPVWIVILISMTNLTSAGQFAGTNLIIAGAGLAEITITTFVINIRYMLMSLSLSQKIVEGIPGYKRWIMSFGITDETFTVAAMQKKDITFSFMTGLEVLPYIGWAAGTAAGAIVCTILPESLQNSMGIALYAMFIALVIPAAKKSKAALIVAGCAIFISSLIKWAPVFSAVSGGWRIIIATFIACTIGAKLFPMEDTAND, encoded by the coding sequence ATGTTAACTAAGCAAGAGAAAGTATTACATAGCAAACACACGGTATTGCAGGATTTCCTTGATGGTTCAAAACAAAGCCTTCCTATAGCCTTGGGGTATTTTCCCGTATCCTTTACATTCGGGCTTATGGCTGTAAAGGGCGGAATACCTGTTTGGATAGTCATATTAATATCAATGACAAACCTCACTTCGGCGGGACAGTTTGCAGGAACAAACCTGATTATAGCAGGAGCGGGTCTTGCTGAAATTACGATTACTACCTTTGTTATAAATATCAGATACATGCTTATGTCCTTGTCCCTATCCCAGAAAATTGTTGAGGGTATACCGGGATATAAACGTTGGATAATGTCTTTCGGAATCACCGATGAAACCTTTACAGTAGCTGCCATGCAAAAAAAGGATATAACTTTTTCCTTTATGACAGGACTTGAAGTGCTGCCCTATATCGGGTGGGCCGCAGGCACCGCAGCTGGTGCCATAGTGTGTACCATACTGCCCGAATCTTTGCAGAATTCAATGGGTATTGCTTTATACGCAATGTTTATAGCACTTGTAATTCCGGCGGCGAAGAAGTCAAAAGCTGCTCTGATTGTGGCAGGATGTGCTATATTTATAAGTTCTCTTATAAAATGGGCACCTGTCTTTTCTGCTGTATCAGGGGGATGGAGAATAATCATAGCCACATTTATTGCATGTACAATAGGTGCAAAGCTTTTTCCAATGGAGGATACGGCAAATGACTAA
- a CDS encoding AzlD domain-containing protein — protein sequence MTNTLIAVLLMALVTYIPRVLPMAVFKNKIKSRFITAFLGYVPYAVLGAMIFPDILTSTGHLLSAVIGLGVAVILAYFEKSLLKVAVCAIAVVYVCEMIISRA from the coding sequence ATGACTAATACTTTGATTGCAGTACTTCTTATGGCATTGGTTACATATATTCCAAGAGTGCTTCCCATGGCTGTGTTCAAAAATAAAATAAAGTCCCGGTTTATAACTGCATTTCTGGGATATGTACCTTATGCAGTTCTGGGAGCTATGATATTTCCTGATATACTTACATCTACAGGGCATCTTTTGTCAGCTGTCATAGGGCTTGGAGTTGCAGTTATACTGGCCTACTTTGAAAAAAGTCTGTTAAAGGTAGCTGTGTGTGCAATTGCCGTTGTTTACGTTTGTGAGATGATAATTTCCAGAGCGTAG
- the glpK gene encoding glycerol kinase GlpK produces the protein MHKRYILSLDQGTTSSRAVIFDSLNGNIAGIKNVPLQQYYPQPGWVEHDAEDIFRDQMAAITGAIKMAGISPEAIACIGITNQRETVVVWDKNTGKPLHRAIVWQCRRSSEICDSLKMAGLRDKIKSKTGLVIDAYFSGTKIKWILDQVEGAKDKAQRGELLAGTIDSWLIWNLTGGRKHITDYSNASRTMLYNINDLKWDEELLKELEIPACMLPEVVSSSGVCAYSNEKILGAKIPISGIAGDQHASLFGQACFKQGDAKNTYGTGCFILMNTGKSLVPSKNNLLTTIAWGIDNQVEYALEGSVFNAGAAIQWLRDELGIIKTAHESDIEAEKVPDTGGVYVVPAFTGLGAPYWDMYARGTILGITRGTNKRHIIRATLESIAYQSRDVLKAMELDSGIELNALKVDGGASASDFLMQFQADILDIPVQRPVIRETTALGSAFLAGLGVGIWTSKEEIEKAWNLDKTYVPIGNKKYFDGLYLKWKKAVEKSMKWDI, from the coding sequence ATGCATAAGAGATACATTTTATCCCTTGACCAGGGGACTACCAGCTCCAGAGCAGTAATATTTGACAGCTTAAACGGTAATATAGCCGGAATAAAGAATGTGCCGTTGCAGCAGTATTATCCTCAGCCCGGGTGGGTTGAGCATGATGCTGAAGATATATTCAGAGACCAGATGGCTGCTATAACTGGAGCAATAAAGATGGCCGGAATAAGTCCTGAAGCAATAGCTTGCATCGGTATCACAAACCAGAGGGAGACCGTAGTTGTCTGGGACAAAAACACAGGAAAACCTTTACATAGAGCCATTGTGTGGCAGTGCAGGAGAAGTTCTGAAATTTGTGACAGTTTAAAGATGGCTGGCTTGAGAGATAAAATCAAAAGCAAAACCGGGCTGGTAATAGATGCATATTTTTCGGGAACCAAGATAAAATGGATTTTGGATCAGGTTGAGGGAGCGAAGGATAAGGCTCAAAGGGGAGAGCTCCTTGCCGGAACCATAGATTCATGGCTTATCTGGAATTTAACCGGGGGTAGAAAGCACATCACGGATTATTCAAATGCATCCAGAACCATGCTATATAATATAAATGATTTAAAATGGGATGAAGAATTGCTGAAAGAACTGGAGATACCGGCGTGTATGTTGCCGGAAGTAGTTTCATCATCCGGGGTATGTGCGTATTCAAATGAAAAAATTCTAGGAGCAAAAATCCCTATTTCCGGAATAGCCGGAGACCAGCATGCATCTCTTTTCGGGCAAGCCTGCTTTAAACAGGGCGATGCAAAAAATACGTATGGTACCGGCTGTTTTATTCTGATGAATACTGGAAAGTCACTTGTACCTTCAAAAAACAATCTTCTTACTACTATTGCATGGGGTATCGATAATCAGGTGGAATATGCACTTGAAGGCAGTGTATTCAATGCCGGAGCAGCCATTCAGTGGTTAAGAGATGAACTTGGCATAATAAAGACCGCACATGAAAGTGATATTGAGGCAGAAAAAGTTCCAGACACTGGTGGAGTATATGTTGTTCCTGCATTTACGGGATTAGGTGCGCCGTACTGGGATATGTATGCCCGTGGTACAATTCTGGGGATAACCAGAGGGACAAACAAGAGGCATATTATTAGGGCCACCCTGGAGTCCATAGCATATCAGAGCAGGGATGTACTGAAAGCTATGGAACTGGATTCAGGGATAGAGCTAAATGCACTCAAGGTAGACGGAGGTGCAAGCGCAAGCGACTTTCTTATGCAGTTTCAGGCAGATATACTGGATATACCTGTCCAAAGGCCTGTAATAAGGGAAACAACAGCACTTGGTTCTGCATTTTTGGCGGGACTCGGAGTTGGGATATGGACATCCAAGGAAGAGATTGAAAAGGCATGGAATCTTGACAAGACATATGTGCCTATAGGAAATAAAAAATACTTTGACGGTCTATACTTAAAGTGGAAGAAAGCGGTTGAAAAATCAATGAAATGGGATATTTAG
- a CDS encoding glutamate-5-semialdehyde dehydrogenase: MDIRQLCENAGEASVKMAALSGEVKNDALLKIADALLANSKRIIEANQHDLERSEKENLASPLLKRLKFDEKKLNDVVEGIKSLKVLEEPVGKTLFSNMLDDDLELFKVTCPIGVIGIIFESRPDALVQISTLCLKSGNCVLLKGGSEAKETNRVLTDVIEEATVVAGLPKGWISLLESRDDVNEMLKMDEYIDLVIPRGSNEFVRYIMDNSRIPVMGHADGICHVYVDSGADLEMAKKITVDSKTQYVAVCNATETLLVDRAIAKEFLPGLKAELDKKNVEIFGDEETAKIIEVKPASDQDWATEYLDYIISIKIVSGVDEAIKHINTYGSGHTDSIVTKDKTTAVKFMNLVDSGNVFWNASTRFSDGFKYGFGAEVGISTSKLHARGPVGLDGLLSCKYMLIGNGQVVDDYATSKRHFKHVKMNKQIEEI, encoded by the coding sequence ATGGACATAAGACAATTATGTGAAAATGCCGGTGAGGCATCTGTAAAAATGGCTGCACTTAGCGGAGAAGTTAAGAACGATGCACTATTGAAAATAGCTGATGCACTACTTGCAAACAGTAAAAGAATCATAGAAGCAAATCAACATGACCTTGAAAGAAGCGAAAAGGAGAATCTGGCTTCACCGCTTCTTAAAAGACTTAAATTTGACGAAAAGAAATTAAATGATGTAGTTGAAGGAATTAAAAGTCTCAAGGTCCTAGAAGAACCTGTAGGGAAAACTCTATTTTCAAATATGCTGGACGATGACCTTGAGCTGTTTAAAGTTACCTGTCCAATAGGTGTTATAGGTATCATATTTGAATCAAGGCCAGACGCACTTGTGCAGATATCAACTCTCTGCCTTAAAAGTGGAAACTGTGTTCTCCTTAAAGGCGGTTCCGAGGCAAAAGAAACAAACCGAGTTCTGACAGATGTCATAGAAGAAGCTACCGTAGTAGCCGGACTGCCCAAGGGATGGATAAGTCTTCTTGAAAGCAGGGACGATGTAAATGAAATGCTGAAAATGGATGAATATATTGACCTGGTAATTCCAAGGGGTTCAAATGAGTTTGTACGCTATATAATGGATAATTCAAGAATACCCGTAATGGGCCATGCAGACGGTATTTGCCACGTATATGTGGACTCTGGTGCAGACTTGGAAATGGCAAAGAAAATCACAGTGGATTCAAAAACTCAGTACGTTGCAGTGTGCAATGCTACGGAAACCCTATTGGTTGACAGGGCGATAGCAAAGGAATTTCTACCGGGATTAAAGGCTGAACTTGATAAAAAGAATGTTGAAATATTCGGAGATGAAGAAACAGCTAAAATCATAGAAGTTAAACCTGCCAGCGACCAAGACTGGGCAACAGAGTACCTTGATTACATTATATCCATAAAGATTGTTTCCGGTGTGGATGAAGCTATAAAACATATCAATACTTATGGCTCAGGGCATACTGACAGTATAGTGACAAAGGATAAAACAACAGCAGTTAAATTTATGAACCTTGTTGATTCCGGAAATGTTTTCTGGAATGCTTCTACAAGATTTAGCGATGGTTTCAAATATGGTTTTGGTGCCGAGGTAGGAATAAGCACAAGTAAGCTTCATGCTAGAGGCCCCGTAGGTTTGGATGGTTTGTTGAGTTGCAAATACATGCTGATTGGCAACGGGCAGGTTGTTGATGATTATGCCACAAGCAAGAGACACTTTAAGCATGTAAAAATGAATAAGCAAATTGAAGAGATATAA
- a CDS encoding RidA family protein has protein sequence MAFEIISTDKAPAAIGPYSQAVKCGNVIYTSGAIPVHPASGNVVAGGAVQQAEQAIKNLAEVLKGAGAGLGNVIKTTVFIKDMNDFAAINEVYKKFFTDNYPARSCVEVARLPKDVLIEIECIAVL, from the coding sequence ATGGCATTTGAGATTATTTCAACTGACAAGGCACCTGCCGCGATAGGTCCGTATTCACAAGCGGTTAAATGCGGAAATGTTATATATACCTCGGGAGCGATTCCAGTACACCCCGCCAGCGGGAATGTTGTTGCTGGAGGGGCAGTCCAACAGGCAGAGCAGGCAATCAAAAACCTTGCAGAAGTTCTAAAAGGAGCCGGTGCAGGTCTGGGTAACGTTATAAAAACTACTGTTTTCATAAAAGATATGAATGACTTTGCAGCAATAAACGAAGTATATAAAAAATTCTTTACGGACAATTATCCTGCAAGGTCATGCGTAGAGGTTGCGAGACTTCCAAAGGATGTCCTAATCGAGATAGAATGTATTGCTGTATTATAG
- the asd gene encoding aspartate-semialdehyde dehydrogenase, translated as MSKLKVGIIGGTGMVGQRFISLLENHPWFEVVSIAASEKSAGKRYEEAVGNRWKMSTPMPENVKNIVIKNATEQVKEICDEVDFVFCAVDMKKDEIKKLEEEYAKNETPVVSNNSAHRWTPDVPMLIPEINADHVKAIDAQRKRLGTKYGFIAVKPNCSIQSYVPALTPLMKYGIKNVVATTYQAISGAGKNFTDWPEMIDNVIPYIGGEEEKSEQEPLKIWGKVENGEIVKTSSPLITTQCIRVPVTDGHLAAVFVSFENKPSKEEILELWKNFKGEPQLLDLPSAPKQFIKYFEEDNRPQTKLDRDAENGMGITAGRLREDTIYDYKFVCLSHNTVRGAAGGGVLMAEYLKSQGYIHAK; from the coding sequence ATGTCTAAGCTAAAAGTTGGTATAATCGGTGGTACTGGAATGGTTGGACAAAGATTTATTTCACTTCTTGAAAACCATCCATGGTTCGAAGTCGTTTCCATTGCTGCCAGTGAAAAATCTGCCGGAAAGAGATACGAAGAAGCAGTAGGTAATAGATGGAAGATGTCTACACCTATGCCTGAAAACGTTAAAAATATTGTAATAAAAAACGCAACAGAACAAGTTAAAGAAATTTGTGATGAAGTGGATTTCGTTTTCTGTGCAGTTGATATGAAAAAGGATGAGATCAAGAAGCTCGAGGAAGAATATGCGAAAAATGAAACTCCTGTAGTTTCCAACAATTCGGCACACAGGTGGACTCCTGACGTACCTATGCTTATACCTGAAATCAATGCAGATCATGTAAAGGCAATAGATGCTCAGAGAAAAAGACTCGGAACAAAATACGGATTCATTGCGGTTAAGCCAAATTGTTCAATCCAAAGCTATGTTCCTGCTCTTACGCCTCTAATGAAATACGGTATTAAAAACGTTGTTGCAACTACTTACCAGGCAATTTCCGGTGCAGGAAAGAATTTCACCGACTGGCCTGAAATGATTGATAACGTAATACCTTATATCGGTGGAGAGGAAGAAAAAAGTGAACAGGAACCTTTGAAAATCTGGGGTAAAGTTGAGAACGGAGAAATTGTAAAGACATCATCACCCCTTATAACTACACAGTGTATAAGAGTGCCTGTAACTGACGGTCACCTTGCTGCAGTGTTTGTTTCCTTTGAAAACAAACCTTCAAAAGAAGAGATACTTGAGTTATGGAAAAACTTTAAGGGTGAACCTCAACTTCTGGATTTACCAAGTGCACCAAAGCAGTTCATAAAATATTTTGAAGAAGACAACAGACCACAAACCAAATTGGACAGAGATGCTGAAAACGGAATGGGTATAACTGCTGGAAGACTTCGTGAAGATACTATTTATGATTATAAATTTGTTTGTCTCTCACACAATACTGTCCGTGGCGCTGCAGGCGGTGGCGTACTCATGGCAGAGTACCTAAAGTCCCAAGGATATATTCATGCAAAATAA